The following are encoded together in the Desulfofundulus luciae genome:
- a CDS encoding cell division protein FtsQ/DivIB, whose product MPGIRGHQFYRFQDKLLGVVRLGIPRRTGKYLAERILFAFVVLLAAFILLGSPLFEVREIEVTGNSSLADKKIVELSGITAGTNIFKVNLKESAARIRTVPLIKDVSLTREFPSRIVIAVRERKAVALLPVKDGFMQVDREGVCLQESGVAGSLPVVTGAVVSTPAPGQVIRDAKLCTALQVINQLPGPLRSNLSEIHVNGQGQVVLYTLDGVECRLGTPVDINKKAGVLLQVLEQVKGRQIAYVDLTGVPVIKYVR is encoded by the coding sequence ATGCCTGGTATCCGCGGGCATCAATTCTACCGGTTCCAGGACAAACTATTGGGAGTGGTGAGGTTGGGCATACCGCGGCGTACCGGAAAATATCTTGCCGAAAGGATTTTGTTTGCCTTTGTGGTCCTGCTGGCCGCTTTTATCCTCCTGGGTTCACCCCTGTTCGAGGTGCGCGAGATTGAAGTTACCGGTAACAGTTCGCTGGCGGATAAAAAAATTGTGGAACTTTCCGGGATCACCGCCGGCACAAATATTTTCAAGGTTAATTTAAAAGAGTCCGCAGCCCGGATCCGCACCGTGCCGCTCATTAAAGATGTCAGTCTCACCCGCGAGTTTCCCTCCCGGATAGTGATTGCGGTACGGGAAAGAAAAGCAGTGGCTTTGCTTCCCGTCAAGGACGGTTTCATGCAGGTGGACCGGGAAGGGGTATGCCTGCAGGAAAGCGGGGTGGCCGGTTCCCTGCCGGTGGTGACGGGGGCGGTTGTTTCCACCCCTGCCCCGGGGCAGGTGATCCGGGATGCCAAACTGTGTACCGCCCTGCAGGTGATCAATCAGTTGCCCGGGCCGCTGCGTAGTAACCTTTCCGAAATACACGTTAATGGTCAGGGTCAGGTGGTGCTGTATACCCTGGACGGAGTGGAATGCCGCCTGGGTACTCCTGTGGATATCAATAAAAAAGCCGGTGTACTCCTGCAGGTTCTGGAACAGGTAAAGGGCCGGCAGATAGCCTATGTAGATCTTACCGGTGTTCCCGTGATCAAATATGTCAGATAA
- the murA gene encoding UDP-N-acetylglucosamine 1-carboxyvinyltransferase has protein sequence MVRFFITGGNPLRGTVRASGSKNATLPILAACLLHGAPNVIQQVPALKDVATMCDVLEYLGARVNREGDSIRVDATHIQSLEVGEDLMRRMRASNLVLGPLLGRFRRVRISYPGGCNIGSRPMNLHLKGLKAMGARIEEKFGYITVEADKLAGAEIHLDVPSVGATENIMMAAVLAEGTTVVRNAAKEPEIVDLQNFLNRMGARIKGAGTDVIRIEGVKHLYSVEHAVIPDRIEAGTHLVAAAITGGDVTVTNVIPEHLEPVLAKLKEMGFLVETGDEHVRVAAQGRPRTVDIKTLPHPGFPTDMQPQIMALACLAEGTSVITETVFENRFKHVSELRRMGADIKVEGQTAIVKGVERLTGAPVMATDLRAGAALVLAALAAENGTVVEGVEHIDRGYERLEQKYAALGARIMRVST, from the coding sequence ATGGTCAGGTTTTTCATTACGGGCGGTAATCCCCTGCGGGGCACCGTGCGGGCCAGCGGCAGTAAGAACGCCACCCTGCCGATCCTGGCCGCCTGTCTCTTGCACGGGGCACCCAACGTAATCCAGCAGGTGCCGGCGTTAAAGGACGTAGCGACCATGTGCGATGTCCTGGAATACCTGGGGGCCCGGGTGAACAGGGAAGGGGATTCCATCAGGGTTGACGCCACCCATATACAATCCCTGGAGGTAGGGGAAGATTTAATGCGCCGGATGCGGGCGTCCAACCTGGTGCTGGGGCCTCTTCTGGGGCGCTTTCGCCGGGTCAGGATCTCTTACCCCGGCGGCTGCAACATCGGTTCCCGGCCCATGAACCTGCATTTAAAGGGGCTCAAGGCCATGGGGGCCAGGATTGAGGAAAAATTCGGCTATATTACCGTGGAAGCCGATAAACTGGCGGGTGCCGAAATCCACCTGGATGTTCCCAGTGTGGGCGCCACCGAAAACATAATGATGGCCGCCGTGCTGGCCGAGGGCACCACTGTCGTCCGCAATGCCGCCAAGGAGCCCGAGATTGTGGACTTGCAGAACTTTTTGAACCGGATGGGAGCGCGCATCAAGGGTGCGGGTACGGATGTGATCCGCATCGAAGGGGTGAAACACCTCTATTCGGTGGAACACGCGGTGATTCCCGATCGCATTGAAGCAGGGACACACCTGGTTGCCGCTGCCATTACCGGCGGAGATGTCACGGTAACCAACGTCATTCCCGAACATCTGGAGCCCGTGCTGGCCAAGTTGAAGGAAATGGGCTTTTTAGTGGAGACGGGCGATGAACATGTGCGGGTGGCGGCCCAGGGGCGCCCGCGGACGGTAGATATCAAAACGCTGCCCCATCCCGGCTTCCCCACCGATATGCAGCCCCAGATTATGGCCCTGGCCTGCCTGGCGGAGGGAACCAGCGTGATTACCGAAACAGTCTTTGAGAACCGTTTTAAACATGTGAGCGAACTGCGGCGGATGGGTGCCGACATCAAAGTGGAGGGGCAGACGGCCATCGTCAAGGGGGTAGAAAGGCTCACCGGTGCCCCGGTGATGGCCACTGATTTGCGGGCGGGCGCAGCCCTGGTCCTGGCGGCCCTGGCTGCGGAAAACGGTACGGTGGTTGAAGGTGTGGAACATATCGACCGGGGCTACGAAAGACTGGAACAAAAATATGCCGCCCTGGGGGCCAGAATTATGAGAGTATCCACTTGA
- the murB gene encoding UDP-N-acetylmuramate dehydrogenase — protein MTLPAGFKELNALLPGQVKANEPMARHTTWRIGGPADIFVEPTGVKELARLVTWVHGRGLPLYFIGNGSNLLVKDGGIRGIVVKIGRAFGQVQVQETTLIAGAGTMLGVLASVAQKNGVGGLEFATGIPGTVGGAVVMNAGANGLSMADLVQEVTVMDSSGELERRNAGELGFGYRTSNLLGSSLVVLEVTCRGVARDPDRIRADMEQYLARRRASQPLSYPSAGSVFKNPPGKTAGWLIEQAGCKGMRQGDAQVSLIHANFIVNLGKATARDVQILIHRVQQLVYERFGITLTLEVQVLGED, from the coding sequence ATGACTTTGCCGGCCGGTTTTAAAGAATTAAATGCCCTGTTACCCGGGCAGGTGAAGGCCAATGAGCCCATGGCTCGTCATACCACCTGGCGTATCGGTGGCCCGGCGGATATCTTTGTAGAGCCAACGGGAGTGAAGGAACTGGCCCGGCTGGTTACCTGGGTACACGGTCGTGGTCTCCCCCTTTATTTTATTGGCAACGGTTCCAACCTGCTGGTAAAGGATGGTGGCATCCGCGGCATAGTGGTGAAAATTGGCCGTGCCTTCGGTCAGGTCCAGGTGCAGGAAACAACTCTGATCGCCGGGGCCGGGACAATGCTGGGTGTGCTGGCGTCCGTAGCCCAAAAGAACGGCGTGGGCGGTTTGGAGTTTGCCACCGGCATTCCCGGAACGGTAGGCGGGGCGGTGGTAATGAATGCCGGCGCCAACGGTTTATCCATGGCCGACCTGGTGCAGGAAGTTACGGTTATGGATTCATCCGGTGAGCTGGAACGCCGGAACGCCGGCGAGTTGGGTTTTGGCTACCGGACCAGCAATTTGCTGGGCAGTTCGCTGGTGGTGCTGGAGGTGACCTGTCGGGGTGTGGCCCGGGACCCAGACCGGATCCGGGCGGATATGGAGCAGTATCTCGCCCGCCGCCGGGCTTCCCAGCCCCTATCCTACCCCAGTGCCGGCAGCGTCTTTAAAAATCCCCCCGGCAAAACGGCCGGCTGGTTAATTGAACAGGCCGGGTGTAAGGGTATGCGCCAGGGTGATGCCCAGGTGTCTTTAATCCACGCCAATTTCATTGTCAATTTGGGAAAGGCTACCGCCCGGGATGTACAAATCCTGATCCACCGGGTACAGCAACTGGTTTACGAACGCTTCGGGATAACTCTAACTCTGGAGGTACAGGTTCTCGGTGAGGATTGA
- the murC gene encoding UDP-N-acetylmuramate--L-alanine ligase: protein MQVIPRRVHFIGIGGAGMSGLASILLDLGYEISGSDLSSTDTIRRLESRGAVCHVGHAARNLDATQLVVISSAIKPDNAELLAARQKGIPVMHRGDLLAWLMQRQKGIAVAGAHGKTTTTSMLALVLERSGLDPTIVIGGELNDIGGNAKLGRGKYLVAEADESDGSFLKLHPLAVIVTNIEDDHLDHYGSVAEIKKAFRQFMGRVPEYGVVIVCLDDPNVREVLQDLGRPVITYGIESSGADYVLRHLSLDGEGSRGEVYYHDQHLGTLELSVPGKHNMLNALAVVAAARWLGLDFQIIAQILKEFRGARRRFELLGEVGNVRVVDDYAHHPSEIKATLQAARQTGPKRLIVVFQPHRYTRTALLKEQFGKAFGEADLVIVNEIYSAGEQPIEGVNAQLIVRAIKNHGRPPVVYLPTGEQIVNYLAANALPGDLILTMGAGNIWLCGIELVKRLREKTA from the coding sequence TTGCAGGTAATACCCCGGCGGGTACATTTTATCGGTATTGGCGGGGCTGGCATGAGTGGCCTGGCCAGCATCCTTTTGGATTTGGGTTATGAGATTAGCGGTTCGGATCTTTCCTCCACTGATACCATCCGCAGGCTGGAATCCCGGGGAGCCGTTTGCCATGTGGGGCACGCCGCCCGGAACCTGGATGCAACGCAACTGGTGGTTATTTCCTCGGCGATTAAACCGGATAACGCCGAATTGCTGGCAGCCCGGCAAAAGGGCATCCCGGTGATGCACCGGGGGGATCTGCTGGCCTGGTTGATGCAGCGGCAAAAGGGCATTGCCGTTGCCGGGGCCCATGGCAAGACCACCACCACATCCATGCTGGCCCTGGTACTGGAAAGGAGCGGACTTGACCCGACCATTGTCATTGGAGGTGAATTGAACGATATTGGCGGAAACGCCAAGCTGGGTCGAGGGAAATATCTGGTGGCTGAGGCCGATGAAAGTGACGGATCCTTTTTGAAGTTGCATCCGCTGGCAGTGATCGTAACCAATATTGAGGATGATCACCTGGACCATTACGGTTCGGTGGCGGAAATTAAGAAGGCTTTCCGGCAGTTTATGGGCAGAGTGCCAGAATACGGGGTGGTCATTGTTTGTCTCGACGATCCCAATGTGCGGGAAGTATTGCAGGATTTGGGCCGCCCCGTGATTACCTACGGTATCGAGAGTTCCGGTGCCGACTATGTCCTGCGCCATTTATCTTTAGACGGTGAAGGTTCCCGCGGTGAAGTGTATTATCATGATCAGCACCTGGGTACCCTGGAACTTTCCGTCCCTGGGAAACATAATATGTTAAACGCCCTGGCCGTGGTAGCTGCAGCCCGCTGGCTCGGTCTTGATTTCCAGATCATCGCTCAAATCCTCAAAGAGTTCCGGGGGGCCAGAAGAAGGTTTGAACTGCTGGGGGAAGTGGGAAATGTGCGGGTGGTGGATGATTATGCCCACCATCCCAGTGAAATAAAGGCCACCTTGCAGGCGGCCCGCCAGACGGGGCCAAAGCGCCTGATCGTCGTCTTTCAGCCTCATCGCTACACCCGGACGGCCTTGTTAAAGGAACAATTCGGGAAGGCTTTTGGCGAAGCCGATCTGGTTATCGTCAACGAGATCTACAGTGCCGGGGAGCAACCCATAGAGGGGGTCAACGCCCAGTTGATTGTCCGGGCCATTAAAAACCACGGCCGCCCGCCGGTGGTTTACCTGCCGACCGGGGAACAAATAGTCAATTACCTGGCTGCCAATGCCCTGCCCGGCGATTTGATTTTAACCATGGGTGCGGGGAACATCTGGCTCTGTGGTATTGAACTGGTAAAAAGGTTAAGGGAGAAAACAGCATGA
- the murG gene encoding undecaprenyldiphospho-muramoylpentapeptide beta-N-acetylglucosaminyltransferase — MHFVVTGGGTGGHIYPALAIARGLLAKYPGAQVLYIGRAGGLEADLVPKANLPFRSIPVTGLKRNLSPRNLLVFWQAARGVLLARQILADFKPRVVVGTGGYVCGPVVMAAVLLGIPTLIHEQNALPGLTNRLLSRLVSQVALTFDDARKYFPRKARVKVTGLPVRPEVLAWRRDEARRAMGIPEDAQLVLSFGGSQGARAINLAMIEVLKQFGGREGVYFLHVTGPGQYEEFCARAREAGLSIAENGNIILVPYLDEMPRALAAADLAICRAGAATLAELTVVGLPAILIPYPYAAGNHQEYNARSLEKEGAALVIRDRELTGSLLAEKLARLLARPAKLKAMARASRRLGRSRALDEILELIDNLVR, encoded by the coding sequence TTGCATTTTGTGGTAACCGGGGGTGGTACGGGAGGACATATTTACCCCGCCCTGGCCATTGCCCGGGGACTGTTGGCCAAATACCCTGGAGCCCAGGTGCTTTACATCGGCCGGGCCGGCGGCCTGGAGGCCGACCTGGTTCCGAAAGCAAACCTGCCCTTTCGTTCCATTCCGGTAACCGGCTTAAAGCGCAACCTGTCTCCCCGGAACCTGCTGGTGTTCTGGCAGGCAGCCCGGGGGGTTCTGCTGGCCCGGCAGATACTGGCCGATTTCAAACCGCGGGTGGTAGTGGGTACCGGGGGATACGTGTGTGGGCCGGTGGTCATGGCCGCCGTTTTGCTGGGTATTCCCACCCTGATCCACGAACAAAATGCCCTGCCCGGTTTGACCAACCGGCTTCTTTCTCGTCTTGTTAGCCAGGTGGCGTTAACCTTTGACGATGCCCGGAAATATTTTCCCCGTAAAGCTCGGGTTAAAGTTACCGGGCTACCGGTGCGTCCGGAGGTGCTGGCCTGGCGGCGGGACGAGGCCAGGCGGGCCATGGGTATCCCTGAAGATGCCCAGCTCGTCCTCTCCTTTGGGGGTAGTCAGGGGGCCAGGGCGATCAACCTGGCCATGATCGAGGTTTTGAAGCAGTTTGGGGGACGGGAGGGGGTATACTTCCTCCATGTGACCGGTCCCGGCCAATATGAGGAGTTTTGCGCCCGGGCAAGGGAGGCGGGTTTAAGTATAGCCGAAAATGGCAATATTATCCTTGTACCTTATCTTGACGAAATGCCCCGGGCACTGGCGGCAGCCGACCTGGCCATCTGCCGTGCCGGGGCAGCCACCCTGGCAGAGTTGACGGTGGTGGGGTTGCCGGCCATTCTCATTCCCTACCCCTATGCTGCCGGGAATCACCAGGAATACAATGCCCGTTCCCTGGAGAAAGAAGGTGCCGCTCTGGTCATCAGGGATCGGGAGTTAACGGGGTCTTTGCTGGCTGAAAAGTTGGCCCGGCTTCTGGCGCGGCCGGCAAAACTGAAGGCGATGGCCAGGGCAAGCCGCCGCCTGGGACGTTCGCGGGCCCTGGATGAAATACTCGAGCTAATAGACAACCTGGTCCGGTAA
- the ftsW gene encoding putative lipid II flippase FtsW has product MRLRRRPPDFILFLTVLMLLSVGIVMVFSSSCYYAMFPPFNNPFHFLIRQSIWAIIGLTAMFLMMNYDYWHFKRWAGALLILAFALLIAVLIPGIGVSKLGAQRWLNLGPLSFQPSEFAKLCLVVFTAYGLSRRPERITNFRQGMLPYLVIMGLAAGLILMQPDLGTAVTLAGTIVLMLFAAGASLVHLGALGVLGAGALALAIWMEPYRMRRFLAFLDPEKDPSGSGWHILNSLMSLGSGGLLGTGLGQGRHSKFLYLPERQTDFIFAVIGEELGFIGACLVILLFIMFIWRGLKVAITSPDPFGSLLAAGIVSGVGIQAIINIGVVTSSLPVTGITLPFVSFGGTSLVFTLLGVGILLNISRYSAPK; this is encoded by the coding sequence ATGCGCTTACGCAGGCGGCCACCGGATTTTATCCTCTTCCTTACCGTACTCATGCTTTTAAGCGTGGGCATAGTGATGGTTTTCAGTTCCAGTTGCTACTACGCCATGTTTCCGCCCTTTAACAACCCTTTTCATTTTCTGATCCGCCAGTCCATCTGGGCCATCATAGGCCTCACGGCTATGTTTTTAATGATGAATTATGACTACTGGCATTTCAAAAGATGGGCGGGAGCGCTTTTGATCCTGGCCTTTGCCCTGCTGATTGCCGTACTTATTCCGGGGATTGGCGTTTCCAAGCTGGGAGCCCAGCGCTGGTTGAACCTGGGTCCCTTAAGTTTTCAACCTTCGGAGTTTGCCAAGCTTTGCCTGGTGGTCTTCACTGCCTACGGCCTTTCCCGGCGACCCGAACGGATCACCAATTTTCGCCAGGGAATGTTGCCGTACCTGGTGATAATGGGCTTGGCGGCGGGGCTAATTCTCATGCAACCGGACCTGGGTACGGCCGTGACCCTGGCCGGTACCATCGTGTTGATGCTTTTTGCGGCCGGTGCTTCCCTGGTGCACCTGGGCGCCCTGGGTGTACTGGGAGCGGGAGCCCTGGCCCTGGCCATCTGGATGGAGCCTTACCGCATGAGGAGATTCTTAGCCTTTCTGGATCCGGAAAAAGACCCCTCGGGCTCGGGGTGGCATATTTTGAATTCTCTCATGTCCCTTGGTTCCGGTGGCCTTTTGGGCACCGGCCTGGGGCAGGGTCGCCATTCCAAATTCCTTTATCTCCCCGAGAGGCAGACGGACTTTATCTTTGCCGTGATCGGGGAAGAGCTGGGTTTTATCGGTGCCTGTCTGGTGATCCTGTTGTTCATTATGTTCATCTGGCGGGGATTGAAGGTGGCCATTACCTCTCCCGATCCTTTTGGCAGCCTGCTTGCCGCCGGGATTGTTTCCGGCGTGGGTATTCAGGCAATCATTAATATCGGCGTGGTCACCAGCTCCCTGCCGGTCACCGGCATTACCCTTCCCTTTGTCAGCTTTGGGGGAACATCCCTGGTGTTCACCCTGCTGGGGGTAGGGATTTTGCTAAACATATCCCGCTACAGTGCTCCCAAATGA